A genome region from Mercenaria mercenaria strain notata chromosome 11, MADL_Memer_1, whole genome shotgun sequence includes the following:
- the LOC123532595 gene encoding uncharacterized protein LOC123532595, whose product MVTVQLWFLLLCVVRVFGGRLEQLEERVMAIQTLTFQDISMLRESVDRNYGEVQRLTEFINTTLSQVIQTAKPVSTTTQDQKDGTWSPEGNEMKSDLIRLKRAFRDQKSSVQALHSELDDKLENLRNDLILQGRETLNKTEGQAKEILEKVMETMDTVSSVWSIATDTIGGITEIQKKLNSTADNITNTIKRALMNTKKLDNLIEASGRFSEECVLKMKQIEDKRKQETEGLKDDIKNTCSVVSNNYQNIIDLLFTLRHSTDIRLIGYSPSSGRLEVFLYGKWGTVCDDGFEINAAKVVCRMLGYRRGEKHGLAYYGRGTGPILLDDVRCTGNEHILFDCEIDYDTSDCGHNEDVGVSCYR is encoded by the exons ATGGTCACGGTACAACTCTGGTTTCTGTTACTATGTGTAGTGCGCGTGTTTGGCGGTCGTCTAGAACAGTTAGAGGAAAGAGTGATGGCGATTCAAACTTTGACCTTTCAG GATATAAGTATGCTAAGAGAGTCCGTTGATAGAAACTATGGAGAAGTACAACGGCTAACCGAGTTTATCAACACCACTCTGTCACAGGTCATACAGACAGCAAAACCAGTATCAACAACAACGCAAGATCAGAAAGATGGAACATGGAGTCCGGAGGGAAATGAAATGAAATCGGACTTGATCAGGCTAAAACGAGCTTTTAGGGATCAAAAATCGTCAGTTCAGGCTTTGCATTCAGAGTTAGACGATAAATTAGAAAATCTTAGGAATGACCTGATATTGCAGGGGAGGGAAACTCTTAATAAAACCGAGGGGCAAGCTAAAGAAATTCTTGAAAAAGTTATGGAGACAATGGACACAGTGAGCTCGGTATGGTCTATCGCAACAGACACTATAGGTGGCAttacagaaatacaaaaaaaactgaaTTCAACTGCCgataatattacaaatacaatAAAGCGTGCATTGATGAACACAAAGAAACTAGATAATCTAATCGAGGCAAGTGGTCGTTTTAGTGAGGAATGTGTCTTGAAGATGAAACAAATTGAAGATAAGCGCAAACAAGAGACTGAGGGTTTAAAAGATGACATAAAGAACACTTGCTCTGTAGTTTCAAAtaactatcaaaatataattgATTTACTATTTACACTTCGTCATAGCACAGATATACGATTGATAGGCTATTCTCCATCTTCCGGTCGTCTTGAAGTATTTCTTTATGGCAAATGGGGTACAGTTTGTGATGATGGTTTTGAGATAAATGCGGCCAAGGTTGTCTGCAGAATGCTGGGATATAGACGAGGCGAAAAGCATGGTTTAGCATATTATGGGCGAGGAACTGGTCCTATACTTCTTGATGATGTCAGATGTACTGGTAACGAACATATCTTATTTGATTGTGAGATTGATTACGATACGAGCGATTGTGGACATAACGAGGATGTTGGAGTGTCATGTTACAGATAA
- the LOC128546541 gene encoding uncharacterized protein LOC128546541 codes for MDSKGRQYIRMSYNKADKTNHGLDHREDPKKPRLYENEGPCCPMRSYLKYISKLSPECPSLFQRPIDKFQPAHKTWYPNKAVGVNTLQSFMSRLSEKACLSQRYTNHCVRAFVGSHLHKKGYSSRAIMSVTGHRNVSSLNSYVKPSDEERYSISKALNYAGYQNNEENISPSSIKRQETRSETLPAASEPAAMAISSDLQESEHGCSTNESVTTNTSTSSRDIDMNMSSISDSRALHMFTGSIASSTITVNVYNAK; via the exons ATGGACTCAAAGGGCCGTCAATATATCAGGATGTCATACAACAAAGCAGACAAAACCAATCATGGTTTAGACCATAGAGAAGATCCAAAAAAGCCACGTTTGTATGAAAACGAAGGTCCATGTTGCCCGATGAGATCTTACTTGAAGTATATATCAAAGTTAAGTCCAGAGTGCCCTAGTCTCTTTCAGCGACCTATTGACAAATTCCAGCCTGCTCATAAAACCTGGTACCCAAACAAAGCTGTGGGTGTGAACACTTTGCAAAGTTTCATGTCTAGGTTGTCTGAAAAAGCATGTCTCAGTCAAAGGTACACAAATCACTGTGTAAGAGCCTTTGTTGGTTCCCATCTACATAAGAAGGGCTATTCAAGCAGAGCAATAATGTCTGTAACTGGCCATAGAAATGTATCCAGTCTTAATTCGTATGTGAAACCATCCGATGAGGAGAGATACAGCATCAGCAAAGCCCTAAATTATGCAGGATATCAGAATAATGAA gaaaacatTTCTCCTAGTTCTATCAAGAGGCAAGAGACCAGAAGTGAGACTTTACCGGCTGCATCAGAACCCGCAGCTATGGCTATATCATCTGATCTCCAAGAATCTGAGCATGGTTGTTCAACAAATGAAAGTGTCACAACCAACACCAGCACCAGCAGCAGGGATATAGACATGAACATGTCTTCTATCAGCGACAGTCGTGCCTTACACATGTTCACAGGCAGCATTGCCTCGAGCACTATTACAGTTAACGTTTacaatgcaaaataa
- the LOC123534232 gene encoding uncharacterized protein LOC123534232 → MTNMNLGLSPGSHTIKYADKCLKRRLQKQQRQQLPSVKRRRLVLKQERSINQGALEALEGVSYQSEVGHSSSVDIEKLPDAVPRGNFKPVKVEIGQPTIIAIDLETTDLIRGSVMPHITQLAAVEVKSGAQFAVYTKPKMAVTSEAQRVTGICVDDNGDIVVNGNLVESIHIQSAIEKLCRWLDQFSNVFLIAHNGRRFDFPILMTAVQKTKTTDVFFKSVFGFVDSLSVFRKKYPGESLKQEDLARQHLGMTYNAHNAEADVEALGHLLKLCEVSDLLNFSFSPVAVKNSLLFNCEKSKNLRSFDPLISKGICKRPTAENIAGSGLSVEHLKVIFRRSGEDGLRNTFTAVNCDGLPRVTNSKKVLEETVPKFCQYFSSNVPS, encoded by the exons ATG ACCAATATGAACCTTGGATTGTCACCTGGAAGTCATACCATAAAGTACGCAGATAAATGTCTCAAGCGACGTCTACAGAAGCAGCAACGCCAACAACTTCCATCAGTTAAAAGGCGCAGACTTGTTCTGAAACAGGAGCGTTCGATTAACCAGGGAGCTCTTGAAGCCTTAGAAGGTGTTTCATATCAATCTG AAGTTGGCCATTCCTCCAGTGTTGATATTGAGAAACTTCCAGATGCTGTCCCGCGTGGCAATTTCAAACCCGTGAAAGTTGAAATTGGACAACCTACAATCATAGCCATAGACCTGGAAACTACAGACCTGA TACGTGGTTCTGTTATGCCGCACATCACACAGCTGGCAGCAGTGGAGGTAAAGTCTGGTGCCCAGTTTGCAGTTTACACAAAACCAAAGATGGCAGTTACATCTGAAGCCCAAAGGGTAACTGGAATATGTGTTGATGACAACGGCGATATAGTTGTGAATGGAAATCTGGTAGAGTCTATTCATATTCAGTCTGCCATTGAGAAGCTGTGCAGGTGGCTTGACCAGTTTTCCAATGTGTTTCTCATTGCTCATAACGGAAGGAGATTTGACTTTCCAATTCTCATGACAGCTGTACAGAAAACCAAAACCACAGATGTCTTTTTCAAATCAGTATTTGGCTTTGTCGATAGTTTGTCTGTGTTTAGAAAGAAGTACCCTGGAGAGTCATTAAAACAGGAAGACCTTGCACGACAACATCTTGGTATGACATACAATGCCCACAATGCAGAGGCTGATGTTGAGGCTCTTGGACATCTTCTAAAACTATGTGAAGTGTCTGATCTCCTAAACTTCAGTTTTTCTCCTGTGGCTGTGAAAAATTCTTTACTGTTCAATTGTGAAAAATCGAAAAATCTGCGCTCCTTTGATCCATTAATAAGCAAGGGGATATGCAAACGTCCTACAGCAGAAAACATTGCTGGCTCTGGTTTGAGTGTTGAACATCTGAAAGTTATATTTAGGCGCTCAGGTGAAGATGGACTTAGAAATAcatttacagctgtaaactgtGATGGCTTACCGAGAGTAACAAACTCAAAAAAAGTTCTAGAGGAaactgttcccaagttttgtcagtatttttcatcaaatgtaCCTTCATAG
- the LOC123530928 gene encoding uncharacterized protein LOC123530928 has protein sequence MVKQMEEPVCTSRSDYEYKMLHKMVMLEIEHNKIKEFTEEVIKLTNILKEESLHTRAIVDRVKKRIKEKDATKSYSGAGNTYVRWGRTECPGNGTEMVYKGYAGGGHYDKRGAASNYLCLPEEPVWGVYEDSEQVSGTVYGAEYELKERHMDKFFGKTLLAKDVPCCVCRTNRPSVITLPGRNICNDGWTLEYSGYLTSGHENDQATTEFVCLDGEPGFIGGGPSNANGKLFYFVEARCGSLRCPPYVNGRELTCAVCSK, from the exons ATGGTCAAACAAATGGAGGAACCAGTATGTACATCTAGATCCGACTACGaatataaaatgttacataaaatggTAATGTTGGAAATCGAACATAACAAAATAAAGGAATTCACTGAGGAAGTGATTAAACTAACAAATATATTGAAAG AGGAGAGCCTTCATACTCGAGCAATAGTAGACCGtgtaaaaaaaaggataaaagaGAAAGACGCGACAAAGTCGTACAGTGGGGCAGGAAACACATACGTCCGCTGGGGAAGAACAGAATGTCCCGGAAATGGAACAGAAATGGTGTACAAGGGATATGCAGGTGGTGGACATTATGATAAAAGAGGTGCCGCAAGCAATTATTTATGTTTACCCGAGGAACCAGTGTGGGGTGTTTATGAAGATTCAGAGCAGGTATCTGGAACCGTCTATGGAGCAGAGTATGAACTCAAAGAAAGACATATGGATAAGTTCTTTGGAAAGACCTTGCTCGCCAAAGATGTGCCATGCTGTGTCTGTAGGACAAACCGACCAAGTGTTATAACGTTACCGGGTCGAAACATCTGTAATGACGGATGGACATTGGAATATAGCGGGTATCTCACCAGTGGACATGAAAACGATCAGGCAACAACCGAATTTGTTTGTTTAGACGGCGAGCCGGGATTTATTGGCGGAGGACCATCTAATGCCAATGGAAAGTTGTTCTATTTTGTTGAGGCACGCTGTGGGTCATTGCGATGTCCACCTTACGTGAACGGACGGGAACTAACATGTGCTGTTTGTTCAAAATAA